In Polaribacter sp. L3A8, a genomic segment contains:
- a CDS encoding carbohydrate binding domain-containing protein — translation MNTIKLKYIKYLFLFVASTSLFTSCDEDDEQLQPNIDAIYTSNTDLDKNQGFPDDVVMAEGVDLQDVKTITFDGKVDVLFNPVFNSNLAISFSIPFDEDKGSRFGVQKITFTKENGTSFQTDFEILQPVPTINKFNPERPTVGTPVTVNGKWFNNVLDVIYQGESMNFETISSTQLSFTIPANLTQGGQLEIITKGGSVVKQLDIYLGFEELIIVDFDGGGLRPNNNWIAYGDYNTLEYKNAGGISGNYAELTWVGATANGYNGSQSDAGALMLNETNPEKVKFLMQVNANGAIGTVIEIFIVDTDGVNWAINYTIAADGWQTVEAIVADFGKNYDPSNQSDGDANPAAINQVKVGIGQNSGTPNPSTVQFDNIKWQVFETVQPSTLPPTGPKNILLNGDLELGDADNFENWGMWNGADRMTAETTEIHGGARALKVVNPAAGNSWDAQFVSDAVTTEVGKEYTASMWIKGETVTLRFSTNADAGALYGVDYTTTTEWQQVTWDFVANDASTRLVLDMGVSKGTFYIDDIELKEKI, via the coding sequence GAAGACGACGAGCAATTACAACCTAATATAGACGCAATTTACACTTCTAACACAGATCTAGATAAAAACCAAGGTTTTCCTGATGATGTTGTTATGGCAGAAGGTGTAGACTTGCAAGATGTTAAAACCATTACTTTTGATGGTAAAGTGGATGTTTTATTTAACCCAGTCTTTAATTCTAATTTAGCAATTTCTTTTTCTATTCCTTTTGATGAAGACAAAGGAAGTAGATTTGGAGTACAAAAAATTACGTTTACAAAAGAAAACGGAACATCATTTCAAACAGATTTTGAAATATTACAACCTGTTCCCACTATCAATAAATTTAATCCAGAAAGACCTACAGTAGGTACACCAGTTACCGTAAATGGTAAATGGTTTAACAATGTATTAGATGTTATCTATCAAGGAGAATCAATGAATTTTGAAACAATTTCTTCTACCCAATTATCTTTTACAATACCTGCAAACTTAACACAAGGTGGTCAATTAGAAATTATTACCAAAGGTGGTAGTGTTGTAAAACAATTAGACATATACTTAGGTTTCGAAGAATTAATAATTGTAGATTTTGATGGAGGTGGTTTAAGACCTAATAATAATTGGATCGCTTATGGAGATTATAACACTTTAGAGTATAAAAATGCAGGTGGTATTTCTGGCAATTATGCAGAACTAACTTGGGTAGGTGCAACGGCTAACGGTTACAACGGTTCCCAATCTGATGCAGGCGCATTAATGCTAAATGAAACAAACCCAGAAAAAGTAAAATTTTTAATGCAAGTTAACGCTAACGGAGCTATTGGAACTGTTATAGAAATATTTATAGTAGATACTGATGGTGTAAACTGGGCAATAAATTACACAATTGCTGCAGATGGTTGGCAAACTGTAGAGGCTATAGTAGCGGATTTTGGTAAAAATTACGATCCAAGCAATCAAAGTGATGGAGACGCAAACCCTGCTGCAATTAACCAAGTTAAGGTAGGTATTGGTCAAAATTCTGGTACACCTAATCCATCTACCGTACAATTTGATAATATCAAATGGCAAGTTTTTGAAACAGTTCAACCTTCTACGCTGCCTCCTACAGGACCTAAAAACATTCTTTTAAATGGAGATTTAGAATTAGGCGATGCAGATAACTTTGAAAACTGGGGAATGTGGAATGGTGCAGATAGAATGACAGCAGAAACAACTGAAATTCATGGTGGTGCAAGAGCTTTAAAAGTTGTAAATCCTGCTGCCGGAAATTCTTGGGACGCTCAATTTGTAAGTGATGCTGTAACTACAGAGGTAGGTAAAGAATATACTGCATCAATGTGGATTAAAGGAGAAACTGTAACACTTCGTTTTTCTACAAATGCAGATGCTGGCGCTTTATATGGTGTAGATTATACCACCACTACAGAATGGCAACAGGTAACTTGGGACTTTGTAGCAAATGATGCTTCTACAAGATTAGTGTTAGATATGGGTGTATCTAAAGGTACATTTTATATAGATGATATAGAACTTAAAGAAAAAATATAA
- a CDS encoding endo-1,4-beta-xylanase, with protein sequence MKIKFKYAIYILIIGSFFSLTSCADAGDDSNIAKAIALGSPIINNATDVNSNSFKISWPRVYDADNYELDVATNNTFESYVTGYQAKPVSTLNEQVIGLKEATNYFYRVRAINSSETSKNSAVIQVTTLEGNDPEPTTYLKEASTTFMVGMAVKAEQLTNGSKYDEILKNEFSSISAEYEMKMNIIEPTKGNYDWSKADAIVDYAIANGINVHGHALVWHESAPDWLANYTGTDAEFEQEVKNYITAVLTRYKGKVASWDVVNEAINDSNGALRNSIYRQKMGDNFVAKCFQFAREADPDVLLFYNDYAVTTNKTKQTAIFNLIDDLQANNTPIDGVGFQMHIKYNSPSVDEIKTAVDKAVERDLKLHFSELDVRVNPNKDITTFTTERAVAQKNKIKEVVSVYNAIPLENKYAITVWGMKDDDSWVINQYNNTNEWPLLYDSNFEIKKAHTGFLQGLE encoded by the coding sequence ATGAAAATTAAATTTAAATATGCAATCTATATTCTCATTATAGGTAGTTTTTTTTCGCTAACTAGTTGTGCAGATGCTGGCGATGATAGTAATATTGCCAAAGCAATAGCTTTAGGAAGTCCTATTATCAATAACGCAACAGATGTAAATTCTAATAGTTTTAAAATAAGTTGGCCCCGTGTTTACGATGCAGATAATTACGAATTAGATGTTGCAACAAACAATACATTTGAAAGCTATGTAACAGGATACCAAGCAAAACCTGTATCAACTTTAAACGAACAAGTAATTGGTTTAAAAGAAGCTACTAACTATTTTTATAGAGTTAGAGCTATTAATAGTAGCGAAACTTCTAAAAACTCTGCAGTTATTCAAGTAACTACTTTAGAAGGAAATGATCCAGAACCAACTACATATTTAAAAGAAGCTTCAACTACTTTTATGGTAGGTATGGCTGTTAAAGCAGAACAACTTACAAATGGTTCTAAATACGATGAAATTCTAAAAAATGAATTTTCAAGTATTTCTGCAGAATATGAAATGAAAATGAATATTATAGAACCAACTAAAGGAAATTATGATTGGTCTAAAGCAGATGCCATAGTAGATTATGCCATAGCAAACGGAATTAATGTTCACGGTCATGCATTAGTTTGGCATGAGTCTGCACCAGATTGGTTGGCAAATTATACAGGTACAGATGCCGAGTTTGAACAAGAAGTAAAAAACTATATTACAGCTGTATTAACAAGATATAAAGGTAAAGTTGCTTCTTGGGATGTTGTAAACGAAGCTATTAATGATTCTAATGGTGCCTTAAGAAACTCTATTTATAGACAAAAAATGGGTGACAATTTTGTAGCTAAATGTTTCCAATTTGCTCGTGAAGCTGATCCAGATGTTTTATTATTTTATAATGATTACGCAGTAACAACAAATAAAACAAAACAAACTGCAATATTTAATTTAATAGATGATTTACAAGCAAATAACACTCCAATAGATGGTGTAGGTTTTCAAATGCACATTAAATACAATAGCCCTTCGGTTGATGAAATTAAAACTGCAGTTGATAAAGCAGTAGAAAGAGATTTAAAACTTCATTTTTCTGAACTAGATGTGCGCGTAAATCCAAATAAAGATATTACAACTTTTACAACTGAAAGAGCCGTAGCTCAAAAAAATAAAATTAAAGAAGTGGTATCTGTTTACAATGCTATTCCTTTAGAAAACAAATATGCCATTACAGTTTGGGGTATGAAAGATGACGATTCTTGGGTTATAAATCAATATAATAACACCAATGAATGGCCTTTATTATATGATTCAAACTTCGAAATTAAAAAAGCACATACCGGATTTTTACAAGGTTTAGAATAA
- a CDS encoding glycoside hydrolase family 3 protein, with the protein MKVVIKILIIALIVSCTDKIPLYKNDTASFDERAKNLVSLMTLDEKVSLMGYESPAIDRLEIPAYNWWNECLHGVARAGVSTVFPQAIGMASMWDRKQMFNIADAISDEARAKHQAFAASGKRRIYQGLTFWTPNINIFRDPRWGRGMETYGEDPYLTGELGVQFIKGLQGDDPKYLKLIATAKHFAVHSGPEASRHSFNAEPTVFDMLNTYSPQFEKVIKEANVYSVMCAYNSYNGLPCCGNSELSDLLRKEWGFKGYIVSDCWAIKDFYNEGAHEISKNKQEASAMAVQAGTDLNCGDSYPSLVEAVKNGYITEKELEVSVERLIKARMKLGLFAPKGAVKYEKIPYDIVDSEKHKLLALQTARKSIVLLKNEKNILPLSKDIKKIAVIGPNANDLETLLGNYNGFPSNAITPLKGIQNKLPNAAVNYAVGTPLAKGLPIFNIVPSSVLFTSKEMNANGLNAEYFNSTDLSGEPIHKVIDKNVDFVWGTKAPFKDMNADEFSVRWSGYLSVDKTGSYAIGGEAFSGMKLYINNKLLVARQDVHHPKKEYEYVDLKAGIPYEIKLEYVQINTEHAMMQLLWEAPNNNLEKEAIQLAKESDVIILCMGLSPLLEGEEMKVKVDGFKGGDRLDIKLPKAQTDLMKKLKTLGKPMVLVLLNGSAVAINWEQENIPAIVEAWYPGQSGGTAIADVLFGDYNPAGRLPLTFYKDINDIPAFDDYNMKGKTYRYFKGDPLYDFGFGLSYSTFEYTNLKVVSESKTSEEINVTVDVKNTSNLAGDEVVQLYLTRDDDGFNPINTLLGFERIHLKAGETKSVSFKITPKQIASVNLTSHKMEVKSENIKISVGGAQNTVKRENQKNIIAKNINLTGKTYIIQN; encoded by the coding sequence ATGAAGGTAGTAATAAAAATACTAATTATAGCGCTTATCGTTTCCTGTACAGATAAAATACCTCTTTATAAAAATGATACCGCATCATTCGATGAAAGAGCAAAAAATTTAGTTTCTTTAATGACTTTAGATGAGAAAGTATCTCTTATGGGGTATGAGTCTCCTGCTATTGATCGACTAGAAATTCCGGCCTATAATTGGTGGAATGAATGTTTACATGGAGTTGCCAGAGCTGGTGTAAGTACCGTATTTCCACAAGCAATAGGTATGGCGTCTATGTGGGATAGAAAACAAATGTTTAATATTGCCGATGCTATTTCAGATGAAGCTAGAGCTAAACATCAAGCATTTGCCGCTAGTGGTAAAAGAAGAATTTATCAGGGCTTAACTTTTTGGACACCAAATATTAACATTTTTAGAGACCCTCGTTGGGGACGAGGAATGGAAACTTATGGTGAAGATCCTTATTTAACAGGAGAATTAGGCGTGCAATTTATTAAAGGTTTACAAGGAGATGACCCTAAATACTTAAAATTAATTGCCACTGCAAAACATTTTGCTGTACACAGCGGACCAGAAGCTAGCAGACATAGCTTTAATGCAGAACCAACTGTATTTGATATGTTAAACACATATAGCCCTCAGTTTGAAAAAGTAATTAAAGAAGCAAACGTATACTCTGTAATGTGCGCCTATAATAGTTACAACGGATTACCTTGTTGTGGTAATTCAGAATTAAGTGATTTATTAAGAAAAGAATGGGGCTTTAAAGGTTATATCGTTTCCGATTGTTGGGCTATTAAAGATTTTTACAATGAAGGTGCACACGAAATAAGTAAAAATAAACAAGAAGCATCTGCAATGGCTGTTCAGGCAGGTACCGATTTAAACTGTGGCGATTCATACCCATCATTAGTAGAAGCTGTAAAAAACGGGTATATAACAGAAAAAGAACTAGAAGTATCGGTTGAAAGATTGATAAAAGCAAGAATGAAATTAGGTTTATTTGCACCAAAAGGAGCTGTTAAATACGAAAAAATTCCGTACGATATTGTAGATTCTGAAAAACACAAATTATTAGCACTACAAACGGCTCGTAAATCTATTGTTTTATTAAAGAATGAAAAAAACATACTTCCTTTAAGCAAAGACATTAAAAAAATTGCAGTTATTGGTCCTAATGCAAATGATTTAGAAACTTTGTTAGGTAATTACAATGGGTTTCCATCAAACGCAATTACTCCGTTAAAAGGTATTCAAAATAAATTACCAAATGCAGCAGTAAATTATGCCGTTGGAACTCCTTTGGCTAAAGGCCTACCTATTTTTAACATTGTACCATCATCAGTTCTATTTACATCAAAAGAAATGAATGCTAATGGTTTAAATGCAGAATACTTTAATAGTACAGATTTATCGGGAGAACCTATTCATAAAGTAATCGATAAAAATGTTGATTTTGTTTGGGGAACCAAAGCGCCTTTTAAAGATATGAATGCAGATGAATTTTCTGTACGTTGGTCTGGTTACTTATCGGTAGATAAAACAGGTAGTTACGCTATTGGTGGCGAAGCATTTTCTGGAATGAAATTATATATCAATAACAAATTATTAGTTGCAAGACAAGATGTACATCACCCAAAGAAAGAGTACGAATATGTAGATTTAAAAGCAGGTATTCCTTATGAAATTAAATTAGAGTATGTACAAATAAATACAGAGCACGCTATGATGCAATTGCTTTGGGAAGCTCCTAATAATAATTTAGAAAAAGAAGCAATTCAATTAGCCAAAGAATCTGACGTTATTATCTTATGTATGGGATTAAGTCCTTTATTAGAAGGAGAAGAAATGAAAGTAAAAGTAGATGGTTTTAAAGGAGGAGATAGATTAGATATTAAATTACCAAAAGCACAAACAGATTTAATGAAAAAACTAAAAACATTAGGCAAACCAATGGTATTAGTTTTATTAAACGGTAGTGCAGTGGCAATAAATTGGGAACAAGAAAACATTCCTGCAATTGTAGAAGCATGGTATCCAGGGCAATCTGGTGGTACCGCTATAGCGGATGTATTATTTGGAGACTACAACCCTGCTGGTAGATTGCCATTAACCTTTTATAAAGATATTAACGATATACCGGCCTTTGATGATTACAATATGAAAGGAAAAACATATCGTTATTTTAAAGGAGACCCACTATATGACTTTGGTTTTGGTTTAAGCTATTCTACTTTTGAATACACTAATCTAAAAGTGGTGTCAGAAAGTAAAACATCCGAAGAAATTAATGTAACCGTTGATGTAAAAAACACAAGTAATTTAGCTGGTGATGAAGTGGTTCAATTATATCTAACTAGAGATGATGATGGTTTTAATCCAATCAATACATTACTTGGTTTTGAGAGAATCCATCTAAAAGCAGGAGAAACAAAAAGTGTTTCTTTTAAAATTACACCAAAACAAATAGCTTCTGTAAATTTAACTAGCCATAAAATGGAAGTGAAATCAGAAAATATTAAAATTTCTGTTGGTGGTGCTCAAAATACTGTAAAAAGAGAAAATCAAAAAAATATCATTGCTAAAAATATAAATTTAACAGGAAAAACTTATATCATACAAAATTAA
- a CDS encoding beta-glucosidase family protein, with protein sequence MNSQQVTAQNNLDESIEKSINKILLQLTLEEKVAMCHAQSKFSTPGVPRLGIPEIWMSDGPHGVRGEINWDDWGYAGWTNDSITAFPALTCLAATFNPKLSKKYGVNVGEEARYRKKDVLLGPGVNIYRTPLNGRNFEYMGEDPYLSSKMVVPYIQGVQSNGVAACIKHYVLNNQEHWRDHINVEVSDRALHEIYLPAFKAAVQEGKVWSLMSAYNQYKGQYCSHNEKLNKILKEDWKFDGALITDWGATHNTKEAALYGLDIEMGTGTDGLTISTKNAYDYYYLANPFLELLKKGEIEESYLNDKVRRILRLMYRTTMNKNRQFGKANNQEHLDVAREIATEGIVLLKNENSFFPINDTKKITIAVIGENATRSMTIGGGSSELKAKNEISPLEGLKARYKNANIIHAMGYESGPSVYAKVLPATLDAEKLKKEAIEVASKADLVLFFGGLNKSHHQDCEGGDRQSYGLPFGQNELINEITNVNQNTSVILVSGNAVEMPWHNKVKAIMQTWYLGSEAGNAIADIISGDVNPSGKLPFSFPKKLEDNAAHSFGEISYPGDSINQIYKEGILVGYRWHDTKKIKPLFAFGEGLSYSSFKISEVKVNKKTFSKNDIIKVTCQVTNTGKYYGSEVVQIYVGKPKSKVNRAIKELKGFQKVFINKGNSKNIEITIKSSDLAFYDESISDWNIENGNYEIHVGNASNNIVSKLKIEVE encoded by the coding sequence ATGAATTCTCAACAAGTAACTGCTCAAAATAATTTAGACGAATCAATTGAAAAAAGTATCAACAAAATTTTGCTACAATTAACTTTAGAAGAAAAAGTAGCCATGTGTCATGCGCAATCCAAGTTTAGTACACCAGGTGTTCCGCGGCTAGGAATCCCAGAAATATGGATGTCTGATGGACCTCATGGAGTTAGGGGTGAAATAAATTGGGACGATTGGGGATATGCCGGTTGGACCAATGATTCTATCACTGCTTTTCCTGCTTTAACCTGTTTAGCAGCCACATTTAACCCTAAACTTTCTAAAAAATACGGAGTTAATGTTGGTGAAGAAGCTAGATATAGAAAAAAAGATGTACTCTTAGGGCCTGGTGTAAATATTTATAGAACACCTCTTAATGGTAGAAATTTCGAATATATGGGAGAAGACCCATATTTAAGTTCTAAAATGGTGGTACCATATATACAAGGAGTACAAAGTAACGGAGTTGCAGCTTGTATAAAACATTATGTATTAAACAACCAAGAGCACTGGCGAGATCATATTAACGTAGAAGTAAGTGACCGAGCGTTACATGAAATATATTTACCTGCCTTTAAAGCCGCAGTACAAGAAGGTAAAGTTTGGTCTTTAATGAGTGCATACAATCAATACAAAGGGCAATATTGCAGCCATAATGAAAAATTAAACAAAATATTAAAAGAAGATTGGAAATTTGATGGCGCATTAATTACAGATTGGGGAGCAACACACAATACAAAAGAAGCTGCTTTATATGGTTTAGACATAGAAATGGGTACAGGTACAGATGGATTAACCATAAGTACAAAAAACGCCTATGATTACTACTATTTAGCCAATCCTTTTTTAGAATTATTAAAAAAAGGAGAAATAGAAGAATCTTATTTAAACGATAAAGTACGTAGAATTTTACGTTTAATGTACAGAACAACCATGAATAAAAATCGTCAATTTGGTAAAGCAAACAATCAAGAACATTTAGATGTAGCTAGAGAAATTGCAACAGAGGGAATTGTATTGTTAAAAAATGAAAATTCATTTTTCCCTATTAATGATACTAAAAAAATAACTATTGCTGTAATTGGTGAAAACGCAACCAGATCTATGACAATTGGTGGTGGTTCTTCAGAGTTAAAAGCAAAAAACGAAATTTCTCCATTAGAAGGTTTAAAAGCACGCTATAAAAATGCTAACATAATTCATGCTATGGGTTATGAGTCAGGACCTTCTGTATATGCAAAAGTACTTCCTGCTACATTAGATGCAGAAAAACTTAAAAAAGAAGCCATAGAAGTTGCCTCAAAAGCAGATCTAGTACTCTTTTTTGGAGGTTTAAATAAAAGTCATCATCAAGATTGTGAAGGAGGAGACAGACAATCATACGGACTTCCATTCGGTCAAAATGAATTAATTAATGAAATTACAAACGTAAACCAAAATACAAGCGTCATTTTAGTAAGTGGTAATGCAGTAGAAATGCCTTGGCATAATAAAGTAAAAGCAATTATGCAAACATGGTACTTAGGTAGCGAAGCAGGAAATGCCATTGCAGATATTATTAGTGGAGATGTTAACCCATCCGGAAAACTACCATTTTCTTTTCCAAAGAAATTAGAAGACAATGCAGCACACAGTTTCGGAGAAATTTCATATCCAGGAGATAGTATCAATCAAATTTATAAAGAAGGAATTTTAGTTGGATATCGTTGGCATGATACTAAAAAAATTAAACCTTTATTTGCATTCGGTGAAGGCTTATCTTATAGTTCTTTTAAAATATCTGAAGTTAAAGTTAACAAAAAAACTTTTTCTAAAAACGATATCATAAAAGTTACGTGCCAAGTAACTAATACAGGTAAATATTATGGATCAGAAGTTGTTCAAATCTATGTTGGTAAACCTAAATCTAAAGTTAACAGAGCTATAAAAGAGTTAAAAGGATTTCAAAAAGTTTTTATAAATAAAGGCAACTCTAAAAACATAGAAATTACAATTAAAAGTAGTGATTTAGCTTTTTATGATGAATCAATATCAGATTGGAATATAGAAAACGGAAATTATGAAATACATGTTGGTAATGCATCTAATAACATCGTTTCTAAATTAAAAATTGAAGTCGAATAA
- a CDS encoding DEAD/DEAH box helicase: MSNVKNWLNYYKNSLTDSENLAVDISRIKNLFHQNYCDLSSATINPKNAVEMLDVEEKRINRLKGITKKDSDNYHTVFDAEIIIAPFQLDFDSSDPNFKQKTIYPFWITARVNRLGQLSAPREIFPLIVRNYLDPIAEVGNDFIFSSIETVTEAREIEQPEKEEEEESIPWAAYWEYVNVVFSEITDRAIDSYRAVGYKTNHKATYFARSSKISAAKSILFLYENLINETEELPLISKIINPVNRERREPITDKGFLDYNHLHLGQMSNEFPLSISQRKTLLSYFTAEENAITAVNGPPGTGKTTLLQSLVATEVVRAAIKGEEAPVILACSTNNQAVTNIIDSFINSKSDMGILAQRWIPGFNGYATYLPSNSKSEKSLKNINYLKGNMFGNEGTLCDLENENYLYDAKNFYFSSYSDYLGFHPESLEDACNHLQEEITVIEDNIIEGGQISQNYLISIEKVNNLLLDKNNHIKKNVIQISKLQEWRDIIVDIKALAKDDQFISEIKRYFKADSEEGSSNSEHLFRINKETLSSDKTALVFIKNCIADLNLALSSNLKLHNWKRQNDITGYPFVSEEQMWEFEYEKMESNDKTHRFFYDEIDLSLRHKAFLLATHYWEARWILETEDVLVNETEKGTGENTVIAKWKRRAMLTPCFVATLYTAPTHFLYSQFQGENEEGRPIFEYLPLFNFLDLLIIDEAGQVTPEVSIPIFSLAKKAIVVGDLKQIEPIWSIPLKIDYGNLTNQNIVADPSHIAYLNNIGFLASSGSIMKMAQNACEYETPLVTKKENGLLLLEHRRCNDEIIGFCNELAYDGILKPMKGKAHKDQIFSSMMAYHVEGYSERKFNSRHNLNEVKAIILWLNMHKADIEKAYNVDAIENILGIITPFASQKTELSKALIESGFKVNDIKLGTVHALQGAERSIVLFSSVYSNEDEGVLFFDRDNKPNMLNVAVSRARDSFILFGDTRIFDETKNTPSGILKKHLNMFEMPT; the protein is encoded by the coding sequence ATGAGCAACGTAAAAAACTGGTTAAATTATTACAAAAACAGTTTAACTGATAGTGAAAACTTAGCTGTAGATATTTCTAGAATCAAAAACTTATTCCATCAAAATTATTGCGATTTAAGTTCGGCAACCATCAATCCTAAGAATGCTGTCGAAATGCTAGATGTAGAAGAGAAAAGAATTAATAGATTAAAAGGAATTACCAAAAAAGACAGTGATAATTATCATACAGTATTTGATGCAGAAATTATCATTGCACCTTTTCAATTAGATTTCGATTCTAGCGATCCTAATTTTAAACAAAAAACAATCTATCCATTTTGGATAACAGCAAGAGTAAATCGCTTAGGGCAATTATCTGCTCCAAGAGAAATATTTCCGTTAATTGTTCGTAATTATTTAGATCCTATTGCAGAAGTTGGAAACGATTTTATTTTTTCATCAATAGAAACAGTTACAGAAGCAAGAGAAATAGAACAGCCAGAAAAAGAAGAGGAAGAAGAGAGTATCCCTTGGGCAGCTTACTGGGAATATGTCAATGTAGTTTTTTCTGAAATTACAGACAGAGCTATAGATAGTTATAGAGCAGTTGGGTATAAGACAAATCATAAAGCCACTTATTTTGCAAGGAGCTCTAAAATTTCGGCAGCAAAAAGCATTCTCTTTTTGTACGAAAACTTAATAAATGAAACAGAAGAGCTTCCGTTAATTTCAAAAATTATAAATCCCGTAAATAGAGAACGAAGAGAACCGATTACAGATAAAGGCTTTTTAGATTACAATCATTTGCATTTAGGGCAAATGTCTAATGAGTTTCCATTATCAATAAGTCAGCGTAAAACCTTATTGTCTTATTTTACGGCAGAAGAAAATGCCATAACCGCAGTAAACGGACCTCCAGGTACAGGTAAAACAACATTATTGCAAAGTTTAGTGGCTACAGAAGTGGTAAGAGCGGCTATTAAAGGAGAAGAAGCGCCTGTTATTTTAGCATGCTCTACAAACAACCAAGCGGTAACCAATATTATAGATAGTTTTATAAACTCTAAAAGTGATATGGGGATTTTAGCACAACGCTGGATTCCTGGTTTTAATGGTTACGCAACCTACTTACCTTCCAATTCAAAAAGTGAAAAAAGCTTAAAAAATATTAATTACCTAAAAGGAAACATGTTTGGTAATGAAGGTACTTTGTGCGATTTAGAAAACGAAAATTATTTATACGATGCCAAAAACTTCTATTTTAGTAGTTATTCAGATTATTTAGGGTTTCATCCAGAATCCTTAGAAGATGCCTGCAACCACCTTCAAGAAGAAATTACGGTAATAGAAGACAACATAATAGAGGGAGGACAAATTTCTCAGAACTACTTAATTTCTATAGAAAAAGTAAATAATTTATTGCTAGATAAGAACAATCACATTAAAAAAAATGTAATTCAAATCTCAAAATTACAAGAGTGGAGAGATATTATAGTCGATATAAAAGCACTTGCTAAAGACGATCAATTTATTAGTGAAATAAAACGTTATTTTAAAGCCGATTCAGAAGAGGGTAGCTCAAATTCAGAACACCTTTTTAGAATTAATAAAGAAACACTTTCCAGTGATAAAACAGCGCTTGTATTTATCAAAAATTGTATTGCCGATCTTAATTTGGCATTGTCATCAAACTTAAAACTACACAACTGGAAACGTCAAAATGATATTACAGGATATCCTTTTGTTTCAGAAGAACAAATGTGGGAGTTTGAATATGAAAAAATGGAATCGAATGATAAAACCCACCGTTTCTTTTATGATGAAATAGATTTAAGCTTAAGACACAAGGCTTTTTTATTAGCAACTCATTATTGGGAGGCAAGGTGGATTTTAGAAACAGAAGATGTTTTAGTAAACGAAACAGAAAAAGGAACCGGAGAAAATACAGTTATTGCTAAATGGAAACGGAGAGCAATGCTTACACCTTGTTTTGTGGCAACCTTATATACAGCACCTACACACTTTTTGTACAGTCAGTTTCAAGGAGAAAATGAAGAAGGCAGACCTATTTTCGAATACCTTCCTTTATTTAATTTTTTAGATTTATTAATTATAGATGAGGCGGGGCAAGTAACTCCAGAAGTTAGTATTCCTATCTTTTCATTAGCAAAAAAAGCAATTGTTGTGGGAGATTTAAAGCAAATAGAACCTATTTGGTCTATTCCTTTAAAAATCGATTATGGTAATTTAACCAATCAAAATATAGTTGCAGATCCATCTCATATAGCTTATTTAAATAATATTGGTTTTTTAGCTTCTAGTGGTAGTATCATGAAAATGGCTCAAAATGCCTGCGAATACGAAACACCATTAGTCACCAAAAAAGAAAATGGCTTACTGTTATTAGAGCACAGAAGGTGTAATGATGAAATTATTGGCTTTTGTAACGAACTCGCTTACGATGGTATTCTAAAACCAATGAAAGGAAAAGCCCATAAAGATCAAATATTTTCTTCAATGATGGCTTATCATGTAGAGGGGTATAGCGAACGTAAATTTAACAGTCGTCATAACTTAAATGAAGTAAAAGCAATTATTTTATGGCTAAACATGCATAAAGCCGATATCGAAAAAGCCTACAATGTAGATGCTATAGAAAATATTTTAGGTATAATTACACCTTTTGCAAGTCAAAAAACAGAATTGTCTAAAGCATTAATAGAATCTGGCTTTAAAGTTAACGACATAAAATTAGGAACCGTACACGCACTTCAAGGAGCAGAACGCAGTATCGTATTGTTTAGTTCCGTATACAGTAATGAGGATGAAGGCGTACTTTTTTTCGATAGAGATAATAAACCTAATATGTTAAATGTGGCAGTTTCAAGAGCTAGAGATAGTTTTATCTTATTTGGAGATACTAGAATCTTTGATGAAACTAAAAATACACCATCCGGTATCTTAAAAAAACATTTAAATATGTTTGAAATGCCTACTTAA
- a CDS encoding Arm DNA-binding domain-containing protein, translated as MISYKLHVLFYIDKVKINQKGQCPMKCRITYKKTRKQFSIGIFIDPNIWLSKKQKAFPQNKENTILNNKLSLIHQQVDKGSLKPLQKCEVFLFLETI; from the coding sequence ATGATATCATATAAATTACACGTTCTATTTTATATAGATAAAGTCAAAATAAATCAGAAAGGACAATGTCCTATGAAATGTAGAATTACATATAAGAAAACAAGAAAACAGTTTTCTATAGGAATATTTATTGACCCTAATATTTGGTTAAGTAAGAAACAAAAAGCTTTCCCACAGAACAAAGAAAATACCATTTTAAACAACAAACTAAGCCTTATTCATCAACAGGTCGATAAGGGCTCACTTAAACCTTTACAGAAATGTGAAGTTTTTTTGTTTTTAGAAACTATTTAA